A genomic region of Fundulus heteroclitus isolate FHET01 chromosome 24, MU-UCD_Fhet_4.1, whole genome shotgun sequence contains the following coding sequences:
- the mmadhca gene encoding metabolism of cobalamin associated Da — MSSSVLCGRSRLVLSPTAGRQALTSLRVGRSRTFSTASSDEPYIAVSPADSGPRTVWPDESMGPFGPQDQRFQLPGNVGFDCHLEGMGNQKKGPVHRTVPDVLTTPSGAERHQFILAQFVNEFHGKLGPLSTRVHKAEQYFNQTDTDCSVSSCPELLKKELELLFPSAPTASITVVTVTQRAGLREDGAAEPDRDQLLHKFVSGAKEMCFALWTAGYWADFIDPTTGEAFFASPSSMIALRPEEQLQHLGFHIEVSGSCTVIRHVLRGTPLFVGTVFTNAPPNSAAVTRLQGLSNGFEDEE, encoded by the exons ATGTCAAGCAGT GTGCTGTGCGGTCGAAGCAGGTTGGTCCTGTCTCCGACTGCCGGCCGACAAGCTTTGACTTCGCTCAGGGTCGGGAGAAGCAGAACGTTCTCGACGGCAAGTTCTGATGAGCCATACATCGCTGTGTCACCCGCAGACTCCG GTCCCAGGACTGTCTGGCCGGATGAGAGCATGGGGCCGTTCGGACCTCAGGACCAGCGCTTCCAGCTGCCGGGTAACGTAGGGTTCGACTGCCACCTGGAAGGCATGGGGAACCAAAAGAAGGGTCCGGTTCACAGGACGGTGCCGGATGTGCTGACGACTCCCAGCGGCGCCGAGAGACACCAGTTTATTCTGGCCCAGTTCGTCAACGAGTTTCAT GGAAAATTGGGTCCTTTATCCACAAGAGTCCACAAAGCGGAGCAGTACTTTAACCAGACAGACACAGACTGTTCTGTAAGCTCCTGCCCTGAGCTGCTAAAGAAAG aaCTGGAGCTGCTGTTCCCCTCGGCGCCCACGGCCTCCATCACAGTGGTGACGGTCACCCAGCGGGCCGGGCTGAGGGAAGACGGAGCAGCGGAGCCAGACAGAGACCAGCTGCTTCATAAA TTTGTGAGCGGTGCTAAGGAGATGTGTTTCGCCCTCTGGACGGCAGGATACTGGGCTGACTTTATCGACCCAACAACAGGAGAAGCT TTCTTTGCGTCTCCGTCGAGCATGATTGCACTGAGGCCCGAGGAGCAGCTCCAACATCTGGGCTTTCACATCGAAGTGTCGGGCTCCTGCACCGTCATCCGCCACGTCCTCAGGGGGACGCCTCTGTTCGTTGGGACTGTTTTCACCAACGCACCTCCCAACAGTGCCGCTGTCACCAGACTACAAGGACTATCGAACGGGTTTGAGGATGAAGAATAg
- the lypd6 gene encoding ly6/PLAUR domain-containing protein 6: MTEAWPAVAWILMLISVSERMKAAQSRDFTMKDIIHLHPSTTPHPGGFKCFTCQDAADNYECNRWAPDVYCPKDTRYCYTLHTMDSRGDSASVTKRCATLEHCRSTGCVNLTHSGFQVCTSCCEGNICNVLVPRNDSGAVFSAAPLGSSGSRLRPAALRYVPLIIASGCWTRLRSRMV, translated from the exons ATGACGGAGGCCTGGCCAGCCGTGGCCTGGATCCTGATGCTGATCTCAGTTTCTGAGCGGATGAAAGCTGCACAGTCGCGGGATTTCACCATGAAGGACATCATTCATCTGCATCCTTCAA CCACACCTCACCCCGGTGGCTTCAAGTGTTTCACTTGTCAAGACGCAGCAGACAACTACGAGTGCAACCGCTGGGCCCCAGATGTTTACTGTCCGAAgg ATACCAGGTACTGCTACACGCTCCACACGATGGATAGCCGTGGAGACAGCGCTTCTGTGACCAAGCGCTGCGCCACCTTGGAGCACTGCCGCTCCACCGGCTGCGTCAACCTCACCCACAGCGGCTTCCAG GTGTGCACGTCCTGCTGCGAGGGGAACATCTGCAACGTGCTGGTGCCGAGAAACGACAGCGGCGCGGTGTTCTCCGCCGCTCCGCTGGGCAGCTCGGGCAGCAGGCTGCGTCCCGCCGCCCTTCGTTACGTCCCCCTCATCATCGCCAGCGGCTGCTGGACACGTCTGAGGAGTCgaatggtttaa